The DNA segment CATCATCAAAGACCGGATCGCCAAGTACAACATCGACGCCGATTTCTGCCATGGCTACGGCTATATGGGCTTCAACGCCCGTCAGGAAAAGACCCTGCGGGCCTGGGAAAAAGACTTCAAGTCGATCAACAGCAAGCATGAAATCCGCTTTCTCGGCGGCTCCGATGTCCAGCAGATCATCGGCTCCGACGCCTACAGCAGCGCCCTGTTGCATATGGGCGGCGGGCATGTGCATTCGCTGAACCTGCTGCTGGGCGAAGCCACCGCCCTGGCCGGCCTTGGCGTGCGGATCTTCGAGAACAGCCCGGCCCTGGAAGTCAGCTATGGCGAGCGCATCACCGTGCGCACCGGGCGCGGCTCGGTCAAGGCCAGCAAGCTGTTGTGGGCCTGTGACAGTTTTCTCAACAAACTGGAGCCGGAGCTGCATCGCTCGACCATCAACACCTACGCGTTCCAGATGATGACCGAGCCGTTGAGCGAAGAACTGATCCAGCGGATAAGCCCGATTCGCGGGGCCTACAGCGACATCCGCCCGGTGATCGACTACTACCGCGTGACCAACGAAAACCGCCTGCTGTTCGGCGCCGCCACGCCGCTGGTAGAGCACATTCCCGGCGATTTGAAAGCCTGGAACCGCAAGTTGATGCTGAAGATCTTCCCCTACCTCAAGGACGTGAAAATCGACCTGGCCTGGGGCGGCCCGATGGCCTGCAGCCCCAACCTGTTCCCCCAGATCGGCACCCTGCCGGGGCGCAGCAATGCGTTCTTCGTCCAGGGTTACTCGGGCTTTGGCGTCACCCCCAGCCACATCATCTGCAAGGTCCTGGCCGAAGGCATGAGCGAAGGCTCGGCGCGCTATGACCTGGTCAGCTCAATCCACCGCCCGACGATTATCGGCAAGGACGCAATCCGCCCCTTGCTGCTGACCGCCGGCAAATCCTGGCACCAACTGTCCGGTTACTGGAATGGTCGCCGCTAACTCCATTTTTATCCCTCAGGAGCAACTGTATGGCCCTCGTTACCCTCAAGAAAGATATCCAGCTGTCTGAACTCGACGCCTGGGGCACCGTTGCCGATCTCGGCTCCGAGATCCTCGCCGGCGAGCTCAAGGCTTTCGGCAAAATGACTTTTGGTGCGCCCACCGACAAAGTCAGCAGCGCCTATTTCGGCACCACCCAGGGCAAATTCCGCATGGTCTACCCGTTTCATGAACAAGCCACAGTGGTCACCGGCGAGGTGCGCCTGACCGACGAAAACACCGGCCAAACCACCCGCTACCAGGCCGGTGACAGCTGGTTCGTGACCCAGGGCACACCCGTGCTGTGGGAAGTGGTCAGCGAGAGCTTCGTCAAGCACTACTTCGCGGTCGCATAACTGCGTTGCTTGGTGTGGGAGCGGGCTTGCCCGCGATGGCGGTGGATCAGTTAAGTACTTCTAATCTGACACTCAGCAATCGCGGGCAAGCCCGCTCCCACACAAGCCCGCTCCCACACCAAGCCCACTCCCACATTGGGGGTGGGCTGATTGATAAGTCGCGGTCAGGCCATTCCTACCACCTGCTGCAACCGGCTACTGCGAAACGCCTTGGGCGACTGCTCAAACTGCTTCTTGAACGAACGGCTGAAATGCGCAGAATCGGTGAAGCCCCATTTGTAGGCAATCGAGGTGATCGACTCGCTGCGCAGGAACGGGTTGATCAAGTCATCGGCGCTGCGCTTGAGCCGCGCGCGCTGGATGTAGCGGCAGACGCTGTCGTCCTGTTCTTCGAACAGCCGGTACAAATGGCGCACCGAGATGTTCAAGCGGCTGGCCAGGCCCACCGGGCTCAAGCCAGGCTGGCTCAGAGACTCATCAATGATTTTCTGCACGTAGCTGCGCAGGTTGTTGCCCTGCAACGCGCCCACGTCCTCGCGCGGGTCATCGTCCTGCTCCAGGGCCGAGCCCAGCAGTGACACAAAGGCACACTGCAGCGCCTCAACCTCGTCCTCGGCACCCTCGCTGCCCTTGCACAACTGGTCCATCAACACATGCAACATGCGCCCGCAGGCTTTGCTGGAGGAGATCTTGCCAAAGGTCTTTGATTGGCTGCCCATCTGCTTGCACACCTGGGTGCGCGGCAACGACAGCGAGATATGCTCGATCAAGCCGAATGGGGTGATTTCAATAGAGCCCACCGAGTCCATCAGCAGCAGTTCGCCAGGAGCCAGTTGCACCCGCTGGCCGTTCTGCACGATCTGCGAATAGCCGCTGCGCTGGCTGACCAAAAAGCAATCCTGATCGTTATCGCGGTCGGGGTTGGTCGCCTGGCGCTTGATCAACCCGGCATTGGTACGCAGGCTGGCCAACGACAGGCCGCCGCTGGCGAGCATGGAGAACTCGCCGATAAACAGCGAGCGGTTGAAGGCCAGTTCGGTGTCGAAGTGGCCGCACATGGCACGCAAGTCGCGGTTCCAGGTGTCGAGCCCCTGTTGTGCACTCTGTTGGATACCCATGGGTGTCTCCACAATGGCTTATTGTTTTTGTCGGGCAATAGTTAACATGTTATCTATATGCGCGCAACAAGTACCTGTCCACCATTGTGTTAGCACTAATGATGCCAATCAGAGCGTGCGCAATACGCGCTGCAAGCCGAGCAGCGCAGCCAGCAGTACATCCCGCTGTTCACGGCTCAGGGCAATGTAGCGTCGGAAGGCCGGCATGCGGTTGACCACCTCGCTGCCGCCCATGTGCTCCAGGCGTACGTGCCATTGCTGGGCATGCAGCTCGATGTGCAGGCGCTTGAAATCCAGGGGCATCAATGCCTCGTGCAGGGCGCTGTCCTGTTGCAAGCGCGCCTGCAATTGCCCCAGCAATGCCCCCTCGCCCGCGCGCTGCCGGCAGCAGATTCCAGTTCGTCGAATGGCCCCGCCATGGTGCAATTCAAAGCGTGCCGCGCCCTCTGCCGAGGCGGGTAGGCGCAGGCTGAATTCGGTCATGACCAGGTGCATCAACAACTGCGATTCGGTGCGCTCGCGGATCTCCAGGTGCAGGCTGTCGTCGTCCAGGAGGGCGTGCGCCAAAGTCGGCGATACCTGCTCGAAACGCGCCAGCCCGAGGTTGCGCTGCAACTGCCCCAGGGTGCGCCCAGGCTGATAGCCGGCGGGCGCCCGTTGCGCACTGAACAGTTCAGACAGCTTTTGCCGCAGTGCTGACATAGCCGTGATGAGCGTGACCCGGTTCATTGGCAAACTCCTTGGCCAGCACGTCTTCCACCGACGCCGGCGTGAATGGATTGACCTTCTGCACCACCAGGGTCCAGAACAGCGCATACACCGCAGTGCCGCCCAGCATCACGCCGAACGGGACATAGATATCCGCCGGGTTCATCCCTGGCGGCGTGATAAACCACATGCCCAACAGAATGCCGGCGCTGGACAGCAACTGCGGCAGCGGGAACCACGGCGAGCGATAAGCCCGTGGCAAATCGGGGCGACGAATGCGCAGGATCACCACCGACACCGTGACCAACAGGTAGGCGAAACTCCACGCACACACCGCCGCCAGCACCAGGTGCATGATGTTGTCGGTGTTGCCGCCCAGGTACAGCGCATGCAGGCACGGAATCAGCATCGCCACCAGGATGCACAGCACCGGAGTCTTGAAGCGTGGGTGCAGGTAGGTGAAGACCTTGGGCAACGCGCCATCCACCGCCATGCCATACAGAATGCGTGGCACACCGGCCATCA comes from the Pseudomonas shahriarae genome and includes:
- a CDS encoding NAD(P)/FAD-dependent oxidoreductase, with protein sequence MITIETPTYYTATKKYNLSFPTLEQDIEADVVVIGGGFSGINTALELAEKGITNIVVLEARYLGFGGTGRNGGQIMAGIGHDLEKIKQDVGEDGLRQVFEISDLGADIIKDRIAKYNIDADFCHGYGYMGFNARQEKTLRAWEKDFKSINSKHEIRFLGGSDVQQIIGSDAYSSALLHMGGGHVHSLNLLLGEATALAGLGVRIFENSPALEVSYGERITVRTGRGSVKASKLLWACDSFLNKLEPELHRSTINTYAFQMMTEPLSEELIQRISPIRGAYSDIRPVIDYYRVTNENRLLFGAATPLVEHIPGDLKAWNRKLMLKIFPYLKDVKIDLAWGGPMACSPNLFPQIGTLPGRSNAFFVQGYSGFGVTPSHIICKVLAEGMSEGSARYDLVSSIHRPTIIGKDAIRPLLLTAGKSWHQLSGYWNGRR
- a CDS encoding cupin domain-containing protein, which gives rise to MALVTLKKDIQLSELDAWGTVADLGSEILAGELKAFGKMTFGAPTDKVSSAYFGTTQGKFRMVYPFHEQATVVTGEVRLTDENTGQTTRYQAGDSWFVTQGTPVLWEVVSESFVKHYFAVA
- the feaR gene encoding transcriptional regulator FeaR; translation: MGIQQSAQQGLDTWNRDLRAMCGHFDTELAFNRSLFIGEFSMLASGGLSLASLRTNAGLIKRQATNPDRDNDQDCFLVSQRSGYSQIVQNGQRVQLAPGELLLMDSVGSIEITPFGLIEHISLSLPRTQVCKQMGSQSKTFGKISSSKACGRMLHVLMDQLCKGSEGAEDEVEALQCAFVSLLGSALEQDDDPREDVGALQGNNLRSYVQKIIDESLSQPGLSPVGLASRLNISVRHLYRLFEEQDDSVCRYIQRARLKRSADDLINPFLRSESITSIAYKWGFTDSAHFSRSFKKQFEQSPKAFRSSRLQQVVGMA
- a CDS encoding DUF3156 family protein, with translation MNRVTLITAMSALRQKLSELFSAQRAPAGYQPGRTLGQLQRNLGLARFEQVSPTLAHALLDDDSLHLEIRERTESQLLMHLVMTEFSLRLPASAEGAARFELHHGGAIRRTGICCRQRAGEGALLGQLQARLQQDSALHEALMPLDFKRLHIELHAQQWHVRLEHMGGSEVVNRMPAFRRYIALSREQRDVLLAALLGLQRVLRTL